One genomic window of Manihot esculenta cultivar AM560-2 chromosome 16, M.esculenta_v8, whole genome shotgun sequence includes the following:
- the LOC110604111 gene encoding senescence-specific cysteine protease SAG39: MAVILENKLIFMAVLVLGLWASQAWSRSLKDVSMAERHEIWMAKYGRVYKDKAEKERRFTIFKQNVDFIESFNNVGNRPYKLGVNAFADLTNEEFRDSRSGYRRSSIFKTSETSLFRYENITAVPTSIDWTKKGAVTPIKDQGQCGCCWAFSAVAAMEGITKLSTGKLISLSEQELVDCDTSGEDQGCEGGLMDDAFKFIIKNGGLATEANYPYQGVDGTCNNGKASNHAAKITGYEDVPANSEESLQKAVANQPVSVAIDASGSAFQFYSSGVFTGDCGTELDHGVTAVGYGTSDDGTKYWLVKNSWGTSWGEDGYIRMERDIDAKEGLCGIAMEPSYPTA; the protein is encoded by the exons ATGGCTGTAATTCTTGAAAACAAACTAATTTTTATGGCGGTTTTGGTATTGGGTCTCTGGGCATCTCAAGCCTGGTCACGCTCGCTGAAAGATGTAAGCATGGCTGAGAGGCATGAAATATGGATGGCTAAATATGGACGTGTTTATAAAGATAAAGCAGAGAAGGAAAGACGCTTTACTATATTCAAGCAGAATGTGGATTTCATTGAATCCTTCAACAATGTTGGGAATAGGCCTTACAAGCTAGGTGTCAATGCATTTGCAGACCTAACCAATGAAGAGTTTAGAGACTCTAGAAGTGGATACAGAAGGTCTTCCATTTTTAAGACATCTGAAACATCATTGTTTAGGTATGAAAATATCACTGCAGTGCCAACTTCCATTGATTGGACAAAGAAAGGAGCTGTCACACCCATCAAGGACCAAGGCCAATGTG GATGTTGCTGGGCATTTTCTGCTGTGGCAGCCATGGAAGGCATTACAAAGCTCTCAACAGGCAAGTTGATCTCGCTTTCAGAGCAAGAATTGGTTGATTGCGATACAAGTGGTGAAGATCAAGGTTGTGAAGGTGGCCTTATGGATGATGCATTTAAATTCATCATAAAGAATGGTGGCCTAGCAACCGAAGCAAATTACCCTTACCAAGGAGTGGATGGCACTTGCAATAATGGGAAGGCATCTAACCATGCAGCCAAGATTACAGGTTATGAAGATGTTCCTGCCAACAGCGAGGAGTCACTACAAAAGGCAGTAGCCAACCAGCCAGTTTCTGTAGCAATTGATGCCAGTGGATCTGCCTTTCAGTTTTACTCAAGTGGGGTGTTTACAGGAGATTGTGGAACTGAGCTAGATCATGGAGTTACTGCAGTGGGGTACGGGACAAGTGATGATGGTACAAAGTATTGGTTAGTGAAGAACTCATGGGGAACTTCATGGGGTGAGGATGGATACATAAGAATGGAAAGAGACATTGATGCTAAGGAAGGCCTTTGTGGAATAGCCATGGAGCCTTCCTATCCAACTGCATAA
- the LOC110604110 gene encoding uncharacterized protein YNL011C: protein MADTVLGPLIIKANPLLLHSPNFPFFFFSFNSNPKSKSLSMAASRQCPCSTTISSPIRTQPSLLVFSGGTAFNGVVEELKKLTTRVAHVLPVSDDGGSTAEIVRVLGGPAVGDIRSRCLRLSDQSTAEALAVRRLLGHRLPLDAPQAKSEWYDIVEEEHALWTGVSRPYRETIRAFLVYFQNEILRRPNESFCFSNGSIGNFFFAGARIFFQSLDAAIFLFSRVSEIPPESLVLPVISTNDRLTLGCELWDGTVIRGQNEISHPASGTMLPVNKGCASVPALSSRIKRVFYMSSEGGNSLHEVFPTVNSSVLDQLSNVDCIVYAMGSLFTSICPSLVLRGIGEIISSRSCPKVLLLNGTHDRETSGFSASCFVTAITDALSRKYGDTHNCLENSPNQYINTLLVPKEGEIPIDIPCLTSQGIFDVIFVDSFRDPKVGIIFNPESLINALANVVGRHMSANVM, encoded by the exons ATGGCGGACACAGTGTTGGGACCCCTGATAATCAAGGCAAATCCTCTCCTCCTCCACTCTCCCAAttttcccttcttcttcttctctttcaatTCAAACCCCAAATCCAAATCTCTCTCAATGGCTGCTTCCCGTCAATGCCCTTGTTCCACTACCATCTCAAGTCCTATCCGCACCCAGCcttctcttcttgtcttctcag GTGGTACTGCATTTAATGGCGTTGtggaagagcttaagaagttaACCACTCGTGTTGCTCATGTTCTGCCTGTTTCTGACGATGGAGGCAGTACTGCTGAGATTGTTCGTGTGCTTG gTGGTCCTGCTGTTGGAGACATTCGGTCAAGATGTTTAAGATTGTCTGACCAAAGTACTGCTGAGGCCCTTGCTGTCCGAAGATTGCTTGGTCATCGTTTACCTCTTGATGCACCTCAGGCCAAATCAGAATG GTATGATATTGTGGAAGAAGAACATGCTTTATGGACAGGTGTGTCAAGACCATACAGAGAAACAATTCGAGCTTTTCTTGTTTATTTCCAAAATGAG ATCCTGCGTCGGCCTAATGAATCATTTTGCTTTAGTAATGGCAG CATTGGGAATTTTTTCTTTGCGGGAGCACGCATATTTTTTCAGTCTTTAGATGCTGCGATATTTTTGTTTTCACGTGTTTCAGAGATTCCACCTGAAAGTTTGGTCCTCCCTGTGATCTCAACAAATGACAGGCTTACATTAGGATGCGAATTATGG GATGGGACTGTTATACGGGGTCAGAATGAAATATCTCATCCAGCCAGTGGTACTATGCTACCTGTTAATAAG GGATGTGCTTCAGTTCCAGCACTTTCTTCAAGAATAAAGAGGGTGTTCTACATGTCAAGTGAGGGTGGAAATTCTCTACATGag GTCTTTCCCACAGTTAACTCATCTGTGCTGGACCAATTGAGTAATGTGGATTGCATTGTTTATGCTATGGGGTCCCTCTTTACTTCCATTTGTCCATCACTG GTATTGCGTGGCATTGGGGAAATTATCTCTTCAAGGAGCTGCCCCAAG GTACTTTTGCTGAATGGTACACATGATCGAGAGACGAGTGGCTTCTCTGCTTCTTGCTTTGTAACTGCAATTACAGATGCTCTAAGTAGAAAATATGGAGATACTCATAATTGTCTAGAAAACTCT CCAAATCAGTATATCAATACACTTTTAGTGCCCAAAGAGGGTGAAATTCCAATAGATATTCCGTGCTTGACTTCCCAAGGAATCTTTGATGTG aTCTTTGTTGACTCTTTTCGTGATCCGAAAGTGGGTATAATCTTTAATCCAGAGTCATTAATAAATGCACTCGCCAATGTGGTGGGCAGACATATGAGCGCAAATGTCATGTAG